The genomic interval ATCAAGGAAAGTTGATAGTTGAAGACAATCTTGCCGATGAAGATAATATCAAGACTAGTCCTACCAAATGGTTATGAGGCTAAAATGGTTAGGGATAATGAGTAACTTagtttatatttgtattttttttgtctatggAATCTGTAAATGGTTGTAGAATGATTTTTGTTTGGGGCTTCTCATCTTAATGATAACTCAATTTGTTGGGATTGACCTCTATATGAGTGAGCATGAGATCAATGATTTATCTACCTTCCACCTCAAATACACATTTCTCGGGGTTCAAtcttatgttgttttttataaaCAGGATGAAGACTTCATTGAGATCCTCATGTCAGTTGCAGGATTTGGATTTGACAACCATGTTGTCCACATACACTTTAACATTTTTTCGGATAAAgtccttgaatttttttttccattgatTTTTGGTATGTTGTTCTAGCGTTCTTGAAGTTAAAGAACATGCctttgtaaaattaatttgtattattcGTCATAAAAGTTGACTAATTCTTGTCTCTTGGGTGCATACGTATTTGAGTATATCTAGAGTATGTTTCAAGCCAGCCTAAGATCTTTTACTTGGTTGCCCCATCGACGAGTTGGTTTATGCTCGGTAAAGGATAAACGTTCTTTGGACATGCCTCGTTCAAGTTGGTATAATCCATGCACATTCTTCACTTTTCGTTTGCTTTCTTTATCTTGATGACATTTGTGAGCCCCGTCATGTATTAAGCTTCTTGGATGAATCCGGCTTCGAGTAATTTCTCTGTTTCTACATTGGCTGCATTCCTTTATTTCTCTCCTAATTTTCTGTTCTTTTGGGATACCGACCTAACTTCTTTGTAGAATAAGAGTTTATGTGTGATAATGTTGTGGCTGACTTCCAGTGTATTGACCTCCATCCAGGTGAATAGGTTAGTGTTTTCGGTAAGGACTTGACACATCTTCTCCCTGTCTTCCATGGTAGTGAAGTTTCAATTTGGGTATACTAATTCTCGTCCCGTAAGTGTGATGAGGTAATATCATCTTTGAGTCTTTGAGTTTCATTCAAATATCGTTTATTCTCAAATCAAGGTCGATCAAACCAACAATATGATCCTTTCTTGGACTTGATTGAACACAATAGGCCAAATGATCTCGGTACAATTGTGATGACTCAATTTTTAGGTTAATCGGAGGTCCTCTAGTTAATGTACATGGTGATGATACAATTCATTATCAAGGAGAATTcataatcaaattcaaattattttatttatcatttatttaattatttattatattataattttaaaataaatattttattatatttatttaaccatatattaaaaatataattttttatttttaaaattttttcacaaatttaaatgtacaattttatcttctttttttttatacatttttatgttttaatttttgtgttttctTCGGATTGCCCTCCTACTATTTTCATTGTTGGAAACAAACAAAAGTACTCTGAATTAACTCTGACTTCAAAACTCTACTTTAATTCCATATAGAATAAGAAAATAtggaaacaaaattaattatatgttcagtaaaaaaaaacgacaattcattttaaaaaataaaatttattatataatctattcattcgtattttttatttttatatatttttctttaatcaaCCACTTTAAAATTTACTATATGAAGATATTTAATCTTCTTTATCACATAAAAATGTAAAGCTTGCATGGCTGGAATGCATCCGTACGTGTGAATTAATTGTCTTAATGTAAGTGGGAATTTCACccaaaaaattcaaattcagaaataaaaaGAGTGCCCCCATTCTGATAAAGATGTATTTCTCTTCATTAAATATGCACAACCTAACAAAGGTAGCactaataaaaatatctatctatatatacaTTTTAGCTGATAGACATGTAAATCCAtatggaagaagaaaagatgtcTGCTACCAAAATGGAATTGCAGAGAAAGGAAGGTATTGCAGTGGAGAATAAGAGGAGAGTGTGTTTGGTTTGGGAAGATTTGACAGTGGTGACATCAAATGGTAGAAAAAGTGGAGAAAAGGAACTCTTAAAAGGGTTAACTGGTTATGCAGAACCCAACAGGATTATGGCACTTATTGGTCCTTCAGGATCTGGGAAATCAACTTTACTTGCTGCACTCGCTGGTGCCTAAACTTCTCTCCCTCTCTTcactttctttcatttttttattgctatTATTCTACTACCAAAACTCACCAATTCTTCTGCTtaattaactatatttttataCTTTCAACCTACTTCAACAACTTTCTCCACAAATCTTTTTAGGCTTAACAAAGATAAAACAATAAGTTAGAGTTAATTTATGTACAAATTATTTATACTGATGTTTTCAAATATATGACTTTTAGTTTatgtataatttaattatgaaaatgttattttaatttattttttctcattttcttcttctaaaactatttacagaaaaaaaaatcatctaaaACTATCTTTTGTCACTTAATCCTAACGCATGAATCATGAGTCCCTACTGATTTgctatttctttttaatttttattctttttattgtgGACAATGAAAGCTACTTGGTTTAAATCTTATAAACTTTGTTTAAATTATACCAAATCCTTTTCCTGCAATGAGAATCCAGTGAGTGTGTAGAGCTTTTATATATTAAGAATAATTAACTTACTACGTGATGATTGGTTTACTAAATTTTACTCATTTCCATTTTTAGAATATTTCTCTATCTCAaattatttttcacttttaGAATAGAAAGTATAGTTCTTTTCATATATACTAACCTCAAGAGATAATCCCCTAATAAATGCAAGTTTCACAACACTTAATATTTCTCAGAAATGTTTAAAAAAGGATAGATATATACGAATGTAATATTATCCacaaaaggttttttttttctatcataaATTGCTCTAAAAATTATCtactaaaataaaaagtaatattttttaatgataatttttaaattaattactttgaaattgatataaaaattaGGGGgtgatatttctttatttattttaaaaagcttACATCAATCCTAATCATGACGGAtataagatttattttttagaataggTTGTCggttataaaaattattttttaaataggtTGTCGGTTATATAATAGTAACTTGTTAGGTAGATTGTAGTGATGATGACTGTATAAAAGTCATTAAAAAGAAGTGAAAGCAACCgagataaaacaaaaataacactTTTCAATATAACAGTAACTGAGAACATAGTGCATATAAAAAGGTTTTTTTAAACCATAGTGACAGTGTATTCATTGATTTTTCCATATTTAATTAGTAACACTTCACCTATGTTTTTATTAcagttctttatttttttttcacttaaactaaaacaataatttaatttttcagtttttaatataattttttgaagtattatctattatattattttaattttattgttattttaatatgacaaattatttatatactttttttccCCAAATATATGACTTTTAGTTTATGTATAAGTTAATTATGaaacatattattttaatttattttttctcattttcttctaaAATTATTTACAGAAAAAAACATCTAATAGTATCTTTTTTCACTTAATCCTAATGCCTGAATTATGAATCCCTAATGATTTgctatttctttttaattttaatctttttttattgTGGACAATGAAAGCAACTTGGTTTAAATTGTACCAAATCCTTTTCCTGCCATGAGAATCCAGTGAGTGTGTAGAGTTTTTATCTAACCAGATAAATTAACTTTAATTATTGACTTGTGAAGTATTTTTTAATGTAGTTCAAGATTTACAgtcatatttattataaatagatACCATTAAAACCTGCACAACgtgtacataaattatttttgtacgGGTGGAAACTTCTTTTCGTATCTATCTAATAGaagtatgtattttttttatgctaaACTTATTATTAAGTGGTTGGAGTATTTAATGTTATTGAAAAGATAAATTTTATCTAGGTTGTgtcaatttatttataaaggTAATTAGTAAGAGTGCCATTTAAATGAGTTTGAGTTAATGTGATTTTTAaggttaatattaattattttagtagtACGAATTCATTAATGTattctaataaattttaattattatttatttatcattttaagtTCTTGATATATATTCAAcaagattttttaaaatcattatgaatttgttatttttagtATGGTTATTGAGATGACATTGACCATGATCTCGATTAAATTGATAATATCGGACATTAATAATCTTaatcatttataatataatattaacaaaatgaGTTAGAACAACACAACTtaactcttttatttttatgagtaatttgatcttttatatatatatatatatatatatatatatatatatatatatatatatatataaagagaaagTTATAAATAGCAAAAATGAGAAGTACatactaatatattttttggttccttaaatatattttaaatattttattctttatcatAAAAAGTTCATTAACATTTGGTTCCCGTATATTCTTTTAGTCTTGTTAATTTGTTTTAGGCTTTCTAtgatatctttttattttattttaatccctATAAAATTTTGTTCATTTTGAAATAGagtattcaaaatatatttgataagATTAAaagacaataaatttttatagaaaaaaaaacaaaacaaaaagagtaaatttcaaagaataaaacaaaataataaaaagaaatttacaggataaaaaaagttatttagtAAAATAAACAACTATATTTCAAtaacaaaaacatatttaattaaagggattataagaaacatatttttttctaacatTTTTCTATTGAccaaaacttataaaaaattagataatatatGTGGGTGTCACCTTCCATATTAGTCCCATTATTTAGTTTCCATTCACATCATTATGGTATTCAATTTTTGTTGTTGAAGAAACCACTTTTACACAATAGAATGATCACTCTCTGATTCTTCTTATCAGGtgtaaaaatcaaaatatgttGCGAAATAGTGCATTTAATTTAACTAAGATATCAAAACTAATCATGTAAGATTAAAGTTTCTTTCACATGTCAAAAGGAATGTAACGGATGTTACGTATATTGTTCTTTAAACAAGTGTTATGAACTGTGACAGTGTGTGCTGTCTTTTGCTAGTGTTATCGGTGACAGATGATAAGTGTAACATTTTTGTACAGGAAAATTCGCTCCAAATGTTGAAGTGACAGGGAACATTCTACTCAATGGGAAGAAGGAAAACTTGAATTCCAGAGATGTGGTGAGATAATCAACATAGCTTTATCCTTTCACTTGGTCTGCTTTAAAAATGCACCTCACATGAGTGACCATCTatatttcttcaattttcagTCCTTTGTTGCTCAAGAGGAACTTTACTTGGGAACTTTGACGGTAAAAGAGACCCTCACATTCTCTGCAAACATGAGGcttccttccaaaatgaccaaAGAAGAGATAAACAAAGTGGTGGAAGAAACCATAATGGAAATGGGTCTGGAAAATTGTGCGGATACAAGGATTGGGAATTGGCATTGTAGGGGTATTAGTAATGGTGAAAAGAAGAGACTTAGCATTGGCCTTGAGATTTTAACACAACCCCATATCTTACTTCTTGATGAACCTACTACTGGCCTAGACAGTGCCTCAGCTTTCTATGTGATTCAATCACTATGCCACATTGCTCACAATGGAAAGATAGTTATCTGTTCCATTCACCAACCCAGTAGTGAGATTTTTGATCTATTTCATGATTTGCTTTTGCTTTCAAGTGGGGAAACTGTTTATTTTGGAGAAGCAAAGAAGGCTCTTAAGGTAAACATTTTGACTTCGATTACTCAGGAAAAGTTGGAATCtgatataattaattgaaatttttgTGTCTCTAATGAAAATTTGGGAAAAGTTTTTTGCCGATGCAGGGTTTCCCTGTCCTACTAGAAGAAATCCTTCAGATCATTTCCTTATGTGTATTAATTTGGACTTTGATTCTATTACTGAAGTACTAGAGAGGACACAATTATGTTTGGTATGCATTACAAATTGGAgcctttgtttttcctttttttctttttactcaATTGACAATGCTTTTGCATGTGAATTTTAATGCCCTCATGACAGACATCATCACAGTCAACAATGGGAATGAGAAAATCTGAGATCAGAAGTACACTGATTGAGAGTTACAAAAGTTCAAACTTAATGTTCAATACAAGAAGAAAAATCCAGCAACTGAAACTCAATGTAATTCTCTTTTAGTGCAAAATCCTATCATTGTTATCTAGTAACCTGCATATGAAAACCAGTTTACTGTTTACCGATTACAAGATCACACTTAAGATTAAACACACATAAATTATGTTCCTTCCTGAATCCTGAGTAAGACATCCTTTTGGAGGAACTTTAAAGAATGACTCCAATCAACCAAGTTCATCATCAATCTATTTTGTTCAACAgatcatttaaaagaaaatactaTATTTCCCATTTTCTTGTCTTGTTTTTATCAAACAATTTGTTACTGGGTGATGCAAATATGTAGGAAGAACAAGGAATTAAACGCTACATAGGTAGCACTACCACGTGGAGGAAGCAATTGTGTACATTGACCAAGCGATCTTTCCTAAACATGACTAGGGACATTGGTTACTACTGGCTGAGGATAATATTCTACATAATGATAGCAATCAGTATTGGCACCCTCTTTTTTCACATTGGCACAGGAAACAACTCAATCTTGGCTAGAGCAAAGTGTGTATCATTCATCTATGGATTCATGATTGTTTTGTCATGTGGAGGATTACCATCTTTCATTGAAGAATTGAAGGTAAAACTTATAAtggttttttttcttccaaagaTACAACATTTATACTAAAACATTCTGCTTTGTATCTAATCACAATAAAAATCAGGTGTTCTATGGTGAAAGGTCCAAAGGGCACTATGGAGAGGCTGTCTTTGTAGTATCAAACATCATATCATCATTCCCTTTCCTTGTTCTAACATCTCTTTCCTCCGGAACAATCATTTACTTCATGGTGCAATTTCATCCGGGTTTAACTAATTGTGCATTTTTCTGTATCAACTTATTCTGCTGCCTATCTGTGGTTGAGTGTTGCATCATGGTTGTAGCCTCACTGGTCCCCAATGTGCTGATGGGCATAGGAACAGGAACTGGTGTAATTGTAAGCATACCATTTTTCTCAGCTCTTGTGATAGTAACATTTAGGTTAAACTATTCATTTATCCTCTTTAATTATTCTTCTCACTTTATGTTTAAACTCCTTACACAACAAAACTACAAGTTTAACATCTATACATGAATAAGCGATAACAATAGCATTTTCTAACATATAAAACCACTACAACATATATTTTTGGTAAACTGCCACAAAAAACTAggtagaaaataaattttatagagACTTTACAACTTAGAGTAGAAACAAGTAGAGAAACAAACTGAATAGTTTAACGTAACATTTAATAAaacttgatgatgaagttgttTGATGGTGGTTGCAGATCTTCATGATGATGCCCTCCCAGATATTCAGATCATTACCTGAGCTTCCAAAGTTCTTTTGGCGCTATCCCATGTCCTACCTGAGTTTTGCTGCTTGGGCAGTGCAGGTACAATGTAAAGTGTTTTGGATTAAATGAGAagtagataatatttttttgaataccTTGTCATGCTTCGTACTACAGGGACAATACAAGAATGACATGGAGGGGGTTGAATTTGATCCTTTGCTACCTGGTGATGCGAAGGTCAGTGGAGAAAAAGTTCTATCATTGATACTTGGGGTTCCATTGAATCATAACAAATGGTGGGACTTAACAGCATTGGCTACCATACTGTTAGTTCACAGATTGGTTCTTTACTTGGTGCTTCGTTTTGTCAAAAGAGCTAAATCACATTCTCTGTGGTTCTGTGCCAAGAAAAGTCTGCACTTTGGAAAAACATGTTTGCTAAATAACAAGTCATCTATCTCTTCCAGGAAACTAGCTCAGCCTCCATTATCGTCTCAAGAGGGTCTTATGTCCCCGAACCTTGCAATGtaatactttaatattttatgtaaatCAACTGCGGACAtgtttttaagaattttttaattttgtctttaagtatcttttttattttttagagattcaagaataagttgagagtccatgatatattattttataatgattCATTGATCTATTATTCTGATCGAgtcaataataattaattacattttaatataatattctttgattttttaatatgcttttgaaaaaacaattataaaattatgatgatatttttatgatatatatccactgaaaagttaaaatatagttataaatttatttaaataatttaggtgAATGTAAATAGATgggaattaaaaataatatctaaataaTTTTGAAGAAACTAATAAAATCAATCTCATTCAGGAAATAATTTAAGTAGTCACAAGAATATAAACATATGGATAAAACATTGATTGATTAATCtaaataactaatatttaatatttaatttcaaagaCACAAAGCTAACTCCAGCATTTTTACTCTGGATATGTTTAGgaaataattatgttttattaaaaCTCAATAAACATTTGAATCCTCTGGTCAATATGAACAGAGGCAGATATTTGATACCAAGTAACATATATTTATAAGTTATAAGTAGTGGATGAAATTTTGTGGGCTGTGATCTTTcgtataatctctatttaaaccAACAGGATTTATGGCTCTCATTGATCTTCAGATTTTATATATGAGAAATCTACTTTACTTGCTGCAATGGTTTTGATTCTAGTCTTTATATAAGTGTTTGCTATTGTAGCATGCTATTTGATATGAACATATATTTTAAGTTtagataacaataaaataaacgTGATTCCAACAATGTAAGAAAGAAAACGAAATGACAGATACTAAAAAATACACCACTACCAAAGATTCATAATACTTAATACCAAAGATTCATAACAAATGATGAAACACACTCTATATAGGTAATACCTAACAGGATAATACTGCTCATAAGGTTACTGTTCAAACATATTATCTAAGTTTTTATTCATCACATCAGCCTTCCTTATTTACAATATGAAATTTATGAAATTGGTATTGGatccaaatatattttaactacTTAATCaacatttgttttttaaaaaaaggacgaaattgcatttttttttaaaacacattgagataagAAATGGTCATTAAACCTAAAATATTTAGTgtattatttgaataaaaatatgaaataagtaaaatttctatattattcaaaattctaaataaatataaaaattaaattatttattttcctacttaaataaaatttttaaataaataacatttttaaattactaaaaattataaataaatacaaattctaaattatttaatgtcctatctaaataaaaatttaaactaaataaatttttctaaattattcgAGTTTCTTTACAactataaatcctaaattatttaatatcctacttaaataaaaatttgaaatatataaaatttataaattattcaaaattctaaaaaaaatacaaattctaaattaCTTATTGTCCAACTTAAgtaaagtataaaaaataaataaaaattttagattattcaaaatattaataaatacaaattataaattatttaatgtcctacataaatgaaaatatgaaataaataaaaattttaaattattcaaaatcttaactaaatacaaatcttaaattatttaatgtcctacttaagtaaataaagtttttaagtttttcaaaattcttaataaatacaaattctaaattatttaatgtcctacttaaataaaaatttaaaataaataaaattcttaaattatttaaaattataaataaatacaaattctaaattatttaatgtcttaaATAAAaacctgaaataaataaaatttctaaattattcaattttctaaataaatacaaatgctaaattatttaatgatctacttaaataaaaatctaaaacaaataaacttcataaattattcaaaattctaaat from Phaseolus vulgaris cultivar G19833 chromosome 1, P. vulgaris v2.0, whole genome shotgun sequence carries:
- the LOC137814030 gene encoding ABC transporter G family member 15-like isoform X1; translated protein: MEEEKMSATKMELQRKEGIAVENKRRVCLVWEDLTVVTSNGRKSGEKELLKGLTGYAEPNRIMALIGPSGSGKSTLLAALAGKFAPNVEVTGNILLNGKKENLNSRDVSFVAQEELYLGTLTVKETLTFSANMRLPSKMTKEEINKVVEETIMEMGLENCADTRIGNWHCRGISNGEKKRLSIGLEILTQPHILLLDEPTTGLDSASAFYVIQSLCHIAHNGKIVICSIHQPSSEIFDLFHDLLLLSSGETVYFGEAKKALKFFADAGFPCPTRRNPSDHFLMCINLDFDSITEVLERTQLCLTSSQSTMGMRKSEIRSTLIESYKSSNLMFNTRRKIQQLKLNEEQGIKRYIGSTTTWRKQLCTLTKRSFLNMTRDIGYYWLRIIFYIMIAISIGTLFFHIGTGNNSILARAKCVSFIYGFMIVLSCGGLPSFIEELKVFYGERSKGHYGEAVFVVSNIISSFPFLVLTSLSSGTIIYFMVQFHPGLTNCAFFCINLFCCLSVVECCIMVVASLVPNVLMGIGTGTGVIIFMMMPSQIFRSLPELPKFFWRYPMSYLSFAAWAVQGQYKNDMEGVEFDPLLPGDAKVSGEKVLSLILGVPLNHNKWWDLTALATILLVHRLVLYLVLRFVKRAKSHSLWFCAKKSLHFGKTCLLNNKSSISSRKLAQPPLSSQEGLMSPNLAM
- the LOC137814030 gene encoding ABC transporter G family member 12-like isoform X2 codes for the protein MVMIWEDITVERPASFGGQRRKLVLSGITGFAEPDRVMAIMGPSGCGKTTFLHSLTGKFAPNVEVTGNILLNGKKENLNSRDVSFVAQEELYLGTLTVKETLTFSANMRLPSKMTKEEINKVVEETIMEMGLENCADTRIGNWHCRGISNGEKKRLSIGLEILTQPHILLLDEPTTGLDSASAFYVIQSLCHIAHNGKIVICSIHQPSSEIFDLFHDLLLLSSGETVYFGEAKKALKFFADAGFPCPTRRNPSDHFLMCINLDFDSITEVLERTQLCLTSSQSTMGMRKSEIRSTLIESYKSSNLMFNTRRKIQQLKLNEEQGIKRYIGSTTTWRKQLCTLTKRSFLNMTRDIGYYWLRIIFYIMIAISIGTLFFHIGTGNNSILARAKCVSFIYGFMIVLSCGGLPSFIEELKVFYGERSKGHYGEAVFVVSNIISSFPFLVLTSLSSGTIIYFMVQFHPGLTNCAFFCINLFCCLSVVECCIMVVASLVPNVLMGIGTGTGVIIFMMMPSQIFRSLPELPKFFWRYPMSYLSFAAWAVQGQYKNDMEGVEFDPLLPGDAKVSGEKVLSLILGVPLNHNKWWDLTALATILLVHRLVLYLVLRFVKRAKSHSLWFCAKKSLHFGKTCLLNNKSSISSRKLAQPPLSSQEGLMSPNLAM